The genomic interval GATGCCGAACCAACTCCACATCGTTTGGTTGAGCAAACCAAAATCTTGATTCAAGATCCATTGCCATAACAACGACACCGCAATAATGGGTGAAATGACTGGCAAGTAATAGATTGTCCGTAAAAACGAGATTCCTTTGAGCGGACGGTTCATCATAATAGCAAGCAAGAGTGCCACAATCATGCCAATGGGTATGCCAAGCATCATAAATACAGTGTTAAAAAGTGATTTGTACACCTTCTCATCGTGAAAAACTTCTATATAGTTATCAAAACCTACAAACTCAGGCGGCGTAACCAAATCCCAAGACGTGAAGCTTAACCACGCGGAGTAAAGAAGCGGTGCGACTCCAAAAATGAGAAAGCCAAGCACTGGGGCCGCGACAAACAGGTAGGCCCATGCATATTCTTTGCGGATATAACTAGGTTTACTTTTCCTCATGCGTACACATCCTCGCACTAGCTATTCGTTATTTATGTTTATCATTCGAAACTTTAGTTTACTTATTTCCCTTGTCATACAGCTCTTGAAGCTTCGGCTGCAATTCCTTCGCCCAATCCGCAGCAGTCATCTTGCCATCCCATACTTTGCCGGCCTCTTGCCACATCGTATCGATCCATTTTGTATCCTTTGAACCAAACTCAATTGGCGGATGACCGTAATCTTCAATAATATCAAGGAAAACTTGACGATTTGCTGGTGCTTTGTCATAAGCTACAAACTCGCCTTTTGCCATATAAATCAAGTTCGGAACTGCTTGCCCAAGCTCGTAGTTTTGCTTCTGTCCTTCTTTATCCAGCGCAAGGAATGCTGCTAAGTTAAACGCTTCTTGTGCATGCTTCGATTTGCTGGATACCGAGTAACCCATTGAGCCAACCCATGTTCCTGCTTTGCCTGTCTCCGGATTCACCGGCCATGCCGCAATATCCCATTCAAACGGCAAATCCCAAAATCCCGGTTGATCCCATGGTCCCATTGGGAACATGCCTACTTTGCCAGCTACAAATCGCGAGTACGAATTCATTGCTTTCTCATCCTCCGGCGACGGCGATACATTGTGCTTGATGCGCAGATCTGCTACCCATTGCATTGCTTTTGCGAATTCCGGTGTATCAATCGTTACTTTGCCTGTTGTATAGTCGATGAAGTCTCCTCCGCTTGCCCATACCGCGCCTTCCAGCGTAAAGTTGGCTCCGCCATAAATGTCGACTTTGCCATCGCCATTCTCATCCTTCGTCAGCTTCTTCGCTGCATCTAACCAGTTGTCCCATGTCCATTTGCCAACCTCTGCCGGCGGCAATTCGAGCCCAGCTTCAGTAAACATCGTTTTGTTGTATGCCATTGCCCATGGACCTACGTCCTTCGGCAATCCGTACAAATCCCCTTGCCCCAGCTGCTTGCCGTCAAAACGGTAACGATCTAGCGCTTGTTTCCATACGTTATCGGCTTGGAACAGCTCTGTCGTTTCTAGAAACGGCTGCAGGTTTTGAATCGTGCCTGCTTCGGCAAACTTGTAAAACTGCGGGCCCGATACGTAAAATACATCCGGTGTTTTGCCCGATGCAACGAGCGTAGACAGCTTCTGATTGTATTCAGCAGGCGGCACGCTTGTGTACTCTACTTTTACGTTCGGATATTTCGTTTCGTATGATTTAATCAGCTTGGCGAATATATCTTTCTCCTGCGGACTGCCATGACCCATAAACGAAATCTTCACTTTTTCTTGCGGTGCGTTTGTTGCTGCATCACCTTTATTCCCCGTATCTCCGTTTGTAGCAGAGCTGTTGCCATTTCCACCTGATGAACATGCCGATAGCAGCATTCCAAAGCATAATAACATTACAAGTCCAAGCTTTGCGGATAATTTGCTCTTCATTGCGGTTGTCGCCCCCTATGTTGTGTGAATACTTATAGCGCCCTGTAAGCGCTTAATCCAATGAATTCATTATAAATTATATTGTTATATGTTTATATACTGAATATAATATAAAAAAATACCATGCGCTAAAAATCAGCACACGGTATTTGTATGTTCTATTGATTACATTTCGCAAAATTTTACGGGTACAACAATACGCTGCGGCTCGTACTCCCCTTGTAGCTGCGCATGAAGCAACTCAACGGTAACCTTGCAAATCTCGTCTTCATTTTGCTGCAAATACGATACATCCTGAAAATCAGGCCGGTCAAAACAAACAAGCTCGAGATTGTCAGGCACTAATTTCTTCAGCCTCTTCGCTGCGTAATAGGTATAGTTGGTCAACTCCACATTGACAACGAATGCTGCTGAAACCTCAGGACGCTCACTCATAAAGGATTCAATAATGTGCTGCGCATTGCCGCTCGATATATCCTCAATTTTGAGAATACACCACAAATCCTTGTTAATCGGAAGCTTTTTGGCTAAATACGCTTTTTCGAATCCGATCACTCTTTCTTCGGTCGCTGTATTCGTAATTTCAGGCGTGATAAGGGCAATATGCTCATGGCCGCTGTCGAGCAAATGAGTGATAGCCTGTTCCGTCCCATTTACATTATCCGAGCTGACGCTGTATGTGCGAATCTCTTTCAAAAAACGATCAATTAGCACATGCGGAAATTTATCGAGCGACAAGCGTAAAATGCTATCATTGTATCGCTCCTCCTCCGTCGGAAATACAATTAATCCGCGTACGCTTGCAGCGACCATCGATTCAATAGCTGCGCTTTCTTCAAGCTGCGACTCTCTCGTAATCCTTACCTGTAGGTTGTAGCCGCTGGCTGTTACGTACTTTTCGATTGAGTCCAGTATTTTCTGATCCACCTTCGTCTTCATGCACGGTAAAATAAGTCCGATGACGTCCCGCACATGGCTTGAAACATCTAAATCCTCAGCCGTTTCGCCATCCTGTCTTACAAACGTTCCTTTGCCTTGTACTCGAACGAGTACGCCTTCATCCGCTAAACCAATCAATGCGTTTTTACTCGTGATTTGGCTTACTCTATATTTGTCCGCAAGCTCCTTCTCGGAAGGGACACGATCTCCAGGACGCAATTTCCCAGCTTTGATTTGCCCTAAAATATCGACTTGAATTTGCTTATATAAAGGGAAATTTTTCATAACGACGTCCTCTCATTATATTAATATATTAATTATACTAAATTAATTTTATTTTGTCTGCAATGGAATAATTGATGATCTTTTATAAAGATGAGCGAGATCTCCTAGAAGATACAAGAAGGCATAAACTTAAACCCCGGTCATCTCAGTGAAAATTGATCTACGTTATCTAGGAGGGCTGTTCCTCTCAGATCCAATTGTTGATCTCATCGGCTATACATAATATCCTCGAATTATATCTCTAATGAACTGTATGATGCTTATTATGTAGAAAACTTCTCTTATTTCATTTTAACGAACCTGATTAACGTTATATCATGATTTTTAGGGTGCCATAAGCTGTTTTTCTCGAAATAACGATTATAGAGTTCGTTACGTTTTTAATCCAGAATATAAGATATAAATAAGACCTACTGGGTTCGTAAGCTATATAAATGATGCGGGAAGGACAGCATTCTCCCTAAGCTCCATCAAAAAAAACAGGGCTGTTCCAAAAGTAGAATGATCTACTTTAGAAACAACCCTTTAACCTCAATATTGTATAATCCTATTATTTATTGCCCTTGTCATACAGCTCTTGAAGCTTCGGCTGCAATTCCTTCGCCCAGTCTGCAGCTGTCATCTTGCCGTCCCACACTTTGCCTGCCTCTTGCCACATCGTATCGATCCACTTCGTATCCTTCGAACCGAAATCAATTGGCGGATGACCGTAATCTTCAATAATATCAAGGAATACCTGACGATTTGCTGGTGCTTTGTCATAAGCTACAAACTCGCCTTTTGCCATATCAATCAAGTTTGGCACCGCTTGCCCAAGCTCGTAGTTTTGCTTTTGTCCTTCTTTATCCAGTGCAAGAAATGCTGCTAAGTTAAACGCTTCTTGTGCATGCTTCGATTTGCTGGATACCGAGTAACCCATTGAGCCAACCCATGTTCCTGCTTTGCCTGTCTCCGGATTCACCGGCCATGCCGCAATATCCCATTCAAACGGCAAATCCCAAAATCCCGGTTGATCCCATGGTCCCATTGGGAACATGCCTACTTTGCCAGCTACAAATCGCGAGTACGAATTCATTGCTTTCTCATCCTCCGGCGATGGCGATACATTATGCTTGATGCGCAGATCTGCTACCCATTGCATTGCTTTTGCGAATTCCGGTGTATCAATCGTTACTTTGCCTGTTGTATAGTCGATGAAGTCTCCTCCGCTTGCCCATACCGCGCCTTCCAGCGTAAAGTTGGCTCCGCCATAAATGTCGACTTTGCCATCGCCATTCTCATCCTTCGTCAGCTTCTTCGCTGCATCTAACCAGTTTTCCCATGTCCATTTGCCAACCTCTGCCGGCGGCAATTCGAGCCCAGCTTCAGTAAACATCGTTTTGTTGTATGCCATTGCCCATGGACCTACGTCCTTCGGCAATCCGTACAAATCCCCTTGCCCCAGCTGTTTACCGTCAAAACGGTAACGATCTAGCGCTTGTTTCCATACGTTATCGGCTTGGAACAGCTCTGTCATTTCTAGAAACGGCTGCAGGTTTTGAATCGTGCCTGCTTCGGCAAACTTGTAAAACTGCGGGCCCGATACATAGAATACGTCCGGTGTTTTGCCCGATGCAACGAGCGTAGACAGCTTCTGATTGTATTCAGCAGGCGGCACGCTTGTGTACTCTACCTTTACGTTCGGATACTTCGTTTCGTACGATTTGATCAGCTTCGTAAATATATCTTTCTCCTGCGGACTGCCATGACCCATAAACGAAATCTTCACTTTTTCTTGCGGTGCGTTTGTTGCTGCATCGCCTTTATTCCCCGTGTTTCCATTTGTAGCAGAGCTGTTGCCATTTCCACCTGATGAACAAGCCGATAGCAGCATTCCAAAGCATAATAGCATTACAAGTCCAAGCTTCGCGGATAATTTTCTGTTCATTTCGTTTGACGCCTCCCTTTTTTTGCAAGCGCTTCCTTGATGAACTCATTCTAGATTATATTGTTATACTTTTAAATACTCTATTTAGTATAAAAAATAAGAAATTATCTTCTTTCAACTAATGCTTAACCTTAAAAAGCAGTCAATAACCCCATTTTCTAACGAAAACTTCTGCATTTTCATTCAACTTCTATCATTCCAGCGTTTTTAAAGTACAGGATATACTAACTTTAGTATATATTTAAATACTAATATATTCTATAATCCGTTTTGAAGCGCTTACAAAACAATAAGAGGAGATGGTTTCACATGTTTGTCCAAAGCAAGGTTAGAATAACCGCTTTATGGATTGGCTTGCTTCTTATAATCAGTATTCTGCTCCCTGGTTTTCAAGCTTTTGCAGCTCCTGGATTAGCTTGGCCCTCAAATACCGCAACTGTATTCACCCCTCAAAATGGCGGAGTATGGTATCCACGGCTGCTAAAGCTGAACAATAACGATATTTTAGCCTCTTTCGATACGAATGCAGGCGGGGGCAATACAAGAGTCATGCTTTCTCGCAGCACGGACGGCGGTCATACCTGGTCTCCTGCCATACAAGCTGCAGCTGATTCCAGCGGTAATGTAGGTAATGGCCAAATGCTTCAGTTGCCGAATGGCGAGATTTGGCTATCGTACCGCCTTGTTGTGCAATCGGGTTCGATTTATAACACTTACCTAAAAACCAAAAAAAGTACCGATGGTGGCATCACCTGGTCAGATTTAACGAACGGCCAAATCGGCTCTGCCACAGCAAACTCGTTCAAAGGATTATGGGAACCGCATCTTCAAATGCTTGGCAATACAATAGCTGTATATTATGCGGATGATAGTCCTGCCACTGTAGGCAATACAGGCCTTCAGAAGCTTATTATGAAAACATGGACCGGTAACGGCTGGAGCGGCGAAACGATTGTCAGCGACGGTGTTGCCGCAGGCTCTAGAGATGGAATGCCAGTTATTACCCAAATGGCTAATGGCCAATACATCCTAGTGTTCGAAGCGACAGACGTCGCAGGTCATCCTTTTGTTATAAAATATAAAATATCGTCGGATGGTTATAACTGGAACGTCCCTCGTCAAACCCTTTATGTTCCTTCCAAAGCCGGAAAAAAAGCTGGTGCGCCTTTTATTGTTAAGCTTGGAGATGGCCGCTTGCTTGCTTCTTTTCAAACGGACAATGACAGTACGAATACCGGCGACGCATTCTCTTCCATGTACACGATGATTAGCGCAGACAATGGTGCAACTTGGCAATATCGGACTAATATTTTCCCAGTAAGCGACTCGACCAGCTCCAATTGGAATGCCTTACTGCCCATAGATTCTACTCACGTCCTTGCAGCGACGAGTGCAGACTATCCAAGCAGCGGAGTGTATATTCGATTTGGTCATGCAGTTACACCATCGAACACAAACCTAGTAACAAATTGGAGTTTTGAAACGGCAAATGTAATCGGCTGGACGACATTTGGCGATGATTTCCCCGCTCGAATTAAAGTACATGGCACAAACGATGGTGTCGGTGTACCCGCCGCCCAGGGCAATTATTTTATCGGACTAGCCGGAACGAGCGGACCTGCATCAGCTTATGTTGGCCAAACGATTAGCGGTCTTGATAATGGCAGCTATACGCTGCGTGCGTATATGCGGAGCAGCGGCGGTCAAAATTCTTGCGTAATGGAAGTAAAAGATTTTGGCGGAACGTCGCGTCAAACCAACTGCCCCGTAACCACAGCTTGGACGCCGGTTACACTCTCGAACATCGCAGTTGTAAACGGGCAAGCAACCATTGGCTTTTTCACATCAAACAGCCAAGCGAGCCAATGGGTCGATATTGACCGGGTTGAGTTTACTCGCAACGATGTTTACAACGGTGTCGTTTCAGGCGGTGTATACAAGCTTGTTAATACAAATAGCGGCAAAGCGCTTGAAGTTGATGCTTGGGGAACAACGAATGGCTCCAATGTGCAAATCTGGACGGAGGGTGCGAATCAGGCAAATCAGCTCTGGCAAATTACGTATGTCGGGGGAGGAGCATACAAGCTCATTAACACGAACAGCGGCAAAGCGCTTGATGTCAGCGGGGCAGGAACAGCTAACGGCACCAATGTTCAAATCTGGGATTATGCGAACTCAGATAACCTGCATTGGAAAATCATTGACACCGGGAGCGGTTACTTCAAGCTTATCCACTCACTCAGCAATAGGGCGCTGGATGTCGCTGCTTCTGGCACAGCCAACGGATCAAACGTTCAAATCTGGGATGATCTCGGAAATGGCGCCCAAAGATGGAAGCTTGTTCGCGTTAGCTGATATGACAACCCCTGTTTGTTTCATTAGCATAAAAAAGTATTCAATACACGGGTTGTCCTAGAAGGTAAACAGCTTATCAGACATTTCATCACCGTATTAACGCATCTGTCCTTTTGTGCTATTTCTGGCAACCACTAGTCTAAAATGGGTCACCTTTCTATCCACGAAACGTTTGGAATTTGAGTCCTGTGTAATTGTGTAATATGAAAGATTGCATAAAAAGTAAGCCATGAAGTAAATACTCATCTCGCAGAAGCTCCCTAGACCATTCTAGAGAGGAGTATTTATTCATGGCTTCATTTCAGGTTACACTTGGTCTAAATCACCAATGATGCATCCAGCTGTTTATCGAAGAGTCTCGGGACGCAGGCGTAACAGTTAAAGATGGGGTTTCACACATAAGCATGGACTTCGCACCTTTGTAAAATTGATCTAGAAAATAGTCTTATTTTCTCTCTTCACCCTCGATGTAGCACGTTAAGAGTCAATCCAGCAAAAATAAGACTAAAATATAGTCCTATTTTCATCAAACGTGCACTTTTTACCAAAATAGATCTAGAAAATAGTCTTATTTTCGCTCATCGCCCAGGATAAAGCACGATAGGAGCCAATTCGGCAAGAATAAGACTAAAATATTGACCTATTTTCATCCAACAAGCACTTTTCACCAAAATAGAGCTAGAAAATAGTCTTATTTTTTCTCATCAGCCTCGCTAATGCTCAATATGAGTCAATCCAGCAAATATAAGGATAAAATATAGTCCTATATTCATCAAACATGCCCTTCTCACCAAAATAGATCTAGAAAACAGCCTTATTTTCTCTCTTCACCCTCGATAAAGCACGATAGGAGCCTATTCAGCAAGAATAAGACTAAAATATAGTCCTATTTTCATCAAACATGTACATTTCACCAAAATAGAGCTAGAAAATAGTCTTATTTTCGCTCATCAGCCTCGATAATGCTCAATATGATTCAATCCAGCAAAAATAAGACTAAAATATAGTCCTATATTCATCAAACGTGCCCTTCTCACCAAAATAGAGCTAGAAAATAGTCTTATTTTCTTTCATCACCCACGATAATGCTCAATATGAGTCAATCCAGCAAATATTAGACTAAAATATAGCCCTATTTTCATCATACATGCCCTTCTCACCAAAATAGAGCTAGAAAATAGTCTTATTTTCGCTCATCACCCACGATAAACCTTAATAGGAGTCATTTCAGAAAAAATAAGTCTAAAATACAGTCCTATTTTCATGCTTGACTAAGAGGAGCTGAAATAAGTCTATTATTTAGACCTATTTTGGTGAAAAGTGCACTTTGCTCCTCTTAGTCAAGCAAAACCACTGCTTTAAATAAAGCAATGGCAGTCTCAAAAGCAGATAAACTGCTTTTGAGACTGCCTCTTTTTGTTAAACAAATATGCTCCATATGGCGCTGACTCACTACGAGATCTGCCCCAACACCTCCGCCCTTATGCCATTACACTCGCTCTACATCCCCCATCAAATTACTCCTCATAAATCATTTTTCTCGTCATACCGCCATCAATTGTGATGTGGGTTCCGGTTACAAAATCATTTTGAGGGTCTGTTAAATATAGGCATGCCCGTGCAATATCCTCCGGTTTGCCTACCCGCTTAGACGGATGCTGCTCATGATCCTCTGGGCGCAGCTTGCTGTAATCACCCGTTTCGATCCAACCTGGACATATTGCGTTAACCGTAATATGATCTGAACCGAGCGACACCGCCATCGCGTGGGTTAGCGAGAGAATGCCACCTTTGGATGCCGCATAAGCTTCTGAATTCGGTTCCGACATCATTGCTCTCGTAGAAGAAATGTTTACAATAGCTCCACCGCCGGTTGTCCGCATCAACTTGGCAGCCTCACGCGAGCAGACAAACGTCCCGCGCAGGTTCGTATTCACAACGCTGTCCCATTCATCAATGGATAGGTCGTATGGCGACTTCCATATGCCAAACCCCGCGTTGTTTATGACGATGTCTAATCTCCCGACAATCGTTTCCAAATCACGCAGCATTTTAATAATGTCATCTGGCTCGCTCATATCGGCAGAAAGGGATAAAGAATCATAACCTGCCTCTTGCAGCAGCAAGCCAGTCTGCTCCAGTCCTTCTTCATTTTTATCCACTAATACAGGCAGTGCTCCTTGTTCCGCATAAGCTAGTGCAAGCGCTCGTCCAATACCAGCCCCAGCGCCTGTTATTAGTACAACCTTATCCTCGTATGCTGCTTTCATTTTGGATGCCTCCTTAGCGTGTCCTTTTACCTAAAGAGTTTAAAGCAAATCGAAGCAAAATGAAAATCCAAACCACTTACCTCCATCAAGAGGAGAAATACAGCAGCTTCACGAAATAATAGTCAACGGAACGACGTCAGCGTTTTTAATGAAAAATCTAAAAAACGGAGCTGATCCCCCTGCACACTAAAGCTGTCTTTTTCGATTTATTTGAAACGTTGATAACTGAATTTACGGATGGCAAACGTACCATCAATAGATCCACCGACGATGCTGCACTTCTCGGCATGAATCATGGCGATTTCAAGAAAGAATGGCGCATACGCCAAGAAGCAAGAATGACTGGACAATATGTTAACTTCATTGAAGTGTTGAGAGACATTTTGGAGAAGCAGAATTTGCCTTACAACGAACAAATAGTGGAGCAATTGTATCGAACAAGAATTGATGGAAAGCAGGCTCCATTTTTAACGATTCAGCCAGCTGTTCTTGCCATGCTGAAAGAGCTGCAAAGCAAGCACATAAAAATAGGGCTTATTAGCAATTGTACAGAAGAAGAAATTCGCCAGTGGAAAGCTAGCCAGCTTGCTCCCTACTTTGATGATGTCATCTTCTCGTATGAAGTTGGCTTAGCCAAACCAGACATTCGTATATATCAACTAGCCTGTGAACGATTAGACGTATTACCCGAAAATGCGGTATTTGTAGGCGATGGCGGTTCTAATGAGCTGGATGGCGCATACAACGCTGGCT from Paenibacillus sp. FSL K6-3182 carries:
- a CDS encoding HAD family hydrolase; amino-acid sequence: MHTKAVFFDLFETLITEFTDGKRTINRSTDDAALLGMNHGDFKKEWRIRQEARMTGQYVNFIEVLRDILEKQNLPYNEQIVEQLYRTRIDGKQAPFLTIQPAVLAMLKELQSKHIKIGLISNCTEEEIRQWKASQLAPYFDDVIFSYEVGLAKPDIRIYQLACERLDVLPENAVFVGDGGSNELDGAYNAGLKVFHAFWFNTYITSRYTKLLDPDHLIAHLP
- a CDS encoding sugar ABC transporter substrate-binding protein; its protein translation is MNRKLSAKLGLVMLLCFGMLLSACSSGGNGNSSATNGNTGNKGDAATNAPQEKVKISFMGHGSPQEKDIFTKLIKSYETKYPNVKVEYTSVPPAEYNQKLSTLVASGKTPDVFYVSGPQFYKFAEAGTIQNLQPFLEMTELFQADNVWKQALDRYRFDGKQLGQGDLYGLPKDVGPWAMAYNKTMFTEAGLELPPAEVGKWTWENWLDAAKKLTKDENGDGKVDIYGGANFTLEGAVWASGGDFIDYTTGKVTIDTPEFAKAMQWVADLRIKHNVSPSPEDEKAMNSYSRFVAGKVGMFPMGPWDQPGFWDLPFEWDIAAWPVNPETGKAGTWVGSMGYSVSSKSKHAQEAFNLAAFLALDKEGQKQNYELGQAVPNLIDMAKGEFVAYDKAPANRQVFLDIIEDYGHPPIDFGSKDTKWIDTMWQEAGKVWDGKMTAADWAKELQPKLQELYDKGNK
- a CDS encoding RICIN domain-containing protein — encoded protein: MFVQSKVRITALWIGLLLIISILLPGFQAFAAPGLAWPSNTATVFTPQNGGVWYPRLLKLNNNDILASFDTNAGGGNTRVMLSRSTDGGHTWSPAIQAAADSSGNVGNGQMLQLPNGEIWLSYRLVVQSGSIYNTYLKTKKSTDGGITWSDLTNGQIGSATANSFKGLWEPHLQMLGNTIAVYYADDSPATVGNTGLQKLIMKTWTGNGWSGETIVSDGVAAGSRDGMPVITQMANGQYILVFEATDVAGHPFVIKYKISSDGYNWNVPRQTLYVPSKAGKKAGAPFIVKLGDGRLLASFQTDNDSTNTGDAFSSMYTMISADNGATWQYRTNIFPVSDSTSSNWNALLPIDSTHVLAATSADYPSSGVYIRFGHAVTPSNTNLVTNWSFETANVIGWTTFGDDFPARIKVHGTNDGVGVPAAQGNYFIGLAGTSGPASAYVGQTISGLDNGSYTLRAYMRSSGGQNSCVMEVKDFGGTSRQTNCPVTTAWTPVTLSNIAVVNGQATIGFFTSNSQASQWVDIDRVEFTRNDVYNGVVSGGVYKLVNTNSGKALEVDAWGTTNGSNVQIWTEGANQANQLWQITYVGGGAYKLINTNSGKALDVSGAGTANGTNVQIWDYANSDNLHWKIIDTGSGYFKLIHSLSNRALDVAASGTANGSNVQIWDDLGNGAQRWKLVRVS
- a CDS encoding sugar ABC transporter substrate-binding protein, which encodes MKSKLSAKLGLVMLLCFGMLLSACSSGGNGNSSATNGDTGNKGDAATNAPQEKVKISFMGHGSPQEKDIFAKLIKSYETKYPNVKVEYTSVPPAEYNQKLSTLVASGKTPDVFYVSGPQFYKFAEAGTIQNLQPFLETTELFQADNVWKQALDRYRFDGKQLGQGDLYGLPKDVGPWAMAYNKTMFTEAGLELPPAEVGKWTWDNWLDAAKKLTKDENGDGKVDIYGGANFTLEGAVWASGGDFIDYTTGKVTIDTPEFAKAMQWVADLRIKHNVSPSPEDEKAMNSYSRFVAGKVGMFPMGPWDQPGFWDLPFEWDIAAWPVNPETGKAGTWVGSMGYSVSSKSKHAQEAFNLAAFLALDKEGQKQNYELGQAVPNLIYMAKGEFVAYDKAPANRQVFLDIIEDYGHPPIEFGSKDTKWIDTMWQEAGKVWDGKMTAADWAKELQPKLQELYDKGNK
- a CDS encoding GntR family transcriptional regulator; translation: MKNFPLYKQIQVDILGQIKAGKLRPGDRVPSEKELADKYRVSQITSKNALIGLADEGVLVRVQGKGTFVRQDGETAEDLDVSSHVRDVIGLILPCMKTKVDQKILDSIEKYVTASGYNLQVRITRESQLEESAAIESMVAASVRGLIVFPTEEERYNDSILRLSLDKFPHVLIDRFLKEIRTYSVSSDNVNGTEQAITHLLDSGHEHIALITPEITNTATEERVIGFEKAYLAKKLPINKDLWCILKIEDISSGNAQHIIESFMSERPEVSAAFVVNVELTNYTYYAAKRLKKLVPDNLELVCFDRPDFQDVSYLQQNEDEICKVTVELLHAQLQGEYEPQRIVVPVKFCEM
- a CDS encoding SDR family oxidoreductase; amino-acid sequence: MKAAYEDKVVLITGAGAGIGRALALAYAEQGALPVLVDKNEEGLEQTGLLLQEAGYDSLSLSADMSEPDDIIKMLRDLETIVGRLDIVINNAGFGIWKSPYDLSIDEWDSVVNTNLRGTFVCSREAAKLMRTTGGGAIVNISSTRAMMSEPNSEAYAASKGGILSLTHAMAVSLGSDHITVNAICPGWIETGDYSKLRPEDHEQHPSKRVGKPEDIARACLYLTDPQNDFVTGTHITIDGGMTRKMIYEE